One genomic region from Nostoc sphaeroides encodes:
- a CDS encoding transglycosylase domain-containing protein gives MSSPQPPHKPQTLLGQLTQAVHTIQARVDFSKLALKPNAKVPELWVQDAGADKAEVYPLLGDRYILGRSSKSSDIVIRNPVVSQIHLSLSRNSTQRTPVFVIKDENSTNGIYRGKRRVNSLELRHGDILTLGPPELAASVRLQYVDPPAWYVKAASWTAYGVGGTSALLALVIGVEWLKFQVKPLPTATRAPVVVYARDGATPLREPRTTSHVDMKRLEEFGPYLPAAVVASEDSRYYWHFGVDPVGILRAVLINSRSGDVQQGASTVTQQVARSLFREYVGRQDTLGRKLREAVVALKLETFYSKDEILLMYLNRVFLGGDTSGFEDASRYYFEKPAKELTLAEAATLVGILPAPNAFDFCGDGPNKLEAAEYRNRVIKRLLEMGKIKPEDANRARRSTVQISPKVCEQQAKTIAPYFYSYVFSELESILGEGAAREGNYIIETKLDPAIQSQAEAALNNSVNNAGRNFNFSQGAVVTLDSSTGSILAMVGGTDYRKSQFNRAVQAKRQPGSTFKIFAYTAAIQQGIPESKSYSCAALPWQGFTYKPCRAGAGATLDIATGLALSENPIALRVAREIGLNKVVAMAQNLGIKSTLDPVPGLVLGQSVVNVLEMTGAFGAISNGGVRNPPHAINRILDSGDCGDRNDIKTCRVIYSFDQDPDANRRVLSNGVADEMTSLMRGVVTRGTGRSAAIGLGEAGKTGTTDKNVDLWFIGFIPSRRLVTGVWLGNDDNSPTSGSSAQAAQLWGNYMRRITR, from the coding sequence ATGAGTTCTCCCCAACCCCCTCACAAGCCACAAACGTTACTAGGTCAACTGACTCAAGCGGTACATACTATTCAAGCTAGAGTCGATTTTTCTAAATTGGCGCTCAAGCCTAATGCCAAAGTACCGGAACTCTGGGTGCAGGATGCGGGGGCGGATAAAGCAGAGGTATATCCACTGTTGGGCGATCGCTATATTCTAGGTCGTAGCTCCAAATCCAGCGATATCGTCATCCGTAACCCTGTTGTCAGCCAAATTCACCTGTCGCTATCGCGGAATTCTACTCAACGCACACCAGTTTTCGTTATCAAAGACGAAAATTCTACCAATGGCATTTATCGGGGCAAGCGTCGTGTCAATTCCCTAGAACTGCGTCACGGCGATATTCTGACTCTGGGCCCGCCAGAACTTGCCGCTTCTGTGCGGTTGCAATACGTCGATCCACCAGCCTGGTATGTGAAAGCTGCAAGTTGGACAGCTTATGGCGTTGGTGGTACTAGTGCCCTGTTAGCGTTAGTAATTGGCGTTGAATGGCTGAAATTTCAAGTTAAACCCCTACCTACAGCTACACGCGCCCCAGTAGTTGTTTACGCCCGTGATGGAGCCACTCCCCTGAGAGAGCCTCGGACTACCTCTCATGTAGACATGAAGCGATTAGAAGAATTTGGCCCTTATTTGCCTGCTGCGGTGGTGGCTTCAGAGGATAGCCGTTATTACTGGCACTTTGGGGTTGATCCTGTAGGAATTTTACGAGCCGTATTGATCAATAGCCGTAGTGGAGATGTGCAACAAGGAGCCAGCACTGTTACCCAGCAAGTTGCCCGCAGTTTGTTCCGTGAGTATGTAGGCAGACAAGATACCCTTGGACGTAAATTGCGGGAGGCAGTTGTCGCCCTGAAGCTCGAAACCTTTTACAGCAAAGATGAAATTTTGCTGATGTACTTAAATCGAGTTTTTTTAGGGGGAGATACCTCTGGCTTTGAGGATGCATCCCGGTATTATTTTGAGAAGCCTGCTAAAGAATTAACTTTGGCAGAAGCAGCAACCTTGGTAGGGATTTTACCTGCTCCCAACGCTTTCGATTTTTGTGGGGATGGGCCAAATAAGCTAGAAGCAGCCGAATACCGGAATCGGGTGATTAAGCGGTTGCTGGAGATGGGCAAAATTAAACCTGAGGATGCGAACCGAGCTAGACGCTCTACTGTCCAAATTAGTCCTAAAGTGTGTGAACAGCAAGCTAAGACCATCGCTCCTTATTTTTACAGTTATGTCTTCTCCGAACTTGAATCAATTTTGGGGGAGGGAGCCGCAAGAGAAGGAAATTATATCATTGAAACCAAGCTTGATCCAGCGATACAGAGCCAAGCAGAAGCAGCGTTAAATAATTCAGTGAACAACGCCGGTAGAAATTTTAATTTTTCTCAAGGGGCGGTAGTCACTCTTGACTCTAGTACAGGCAGTATCCTGGCAATGGTGGGCGGGACTGATTACAGAAAAAGTCAGTTCAATCGCGCTGTTCAAGCCAAAAGACAACCAGGTTCTACCTTCAAAATTTTTGCTTACACTGCTGCTATTCAACAGGGAATTCCAGAATCAAAAAGTTATTCTTGCGCCGCTTTACCTTGGCAAGGCTTTACCTATAAACCCTGTCGTGCTGGTGCTGGCGCTACTTTAGATATTGCCACGGGGCTTGCTCTTTCAGAAAATCCCATCGCCCTACGAGTTGCCAGAGAAATCGGGCTGAATAAAGTCGTGGCAATGGCCCAGAATTTGGGTATCAAGTCAACCCTTGATCCAGTTCCTGGCTTGGTATTAGGTCAAAGTGTAGTCAATGTTTTGGAAATGACTGGTGCTTTTGGCGCTATTAGTAATGGTGGTGTACGGAATCCTCCCCATGCAATTAACCGAATTTTAGACAGTGGTGATTGCGGCGATCGCAATGATATCAAAACCTGTCGTGTAATCTACTCCTTCGACCAAGATCCAGATGCTAACAGACGAGTTCTCTCAAATGGTGTAGCCGATGAGATGACTAGTTTGATGCGTGGTGTAGTTACCAGAGGTACTGGGCGTAGTGCTGCCATTGGGCTAGGAGAAGCTGGGAAAACAGGCACGACGGATAAAAACGTTGACTTATGGTTCATCGGCTTTATCCCCAGTCGGCGGCTTGTAACTGGTGTCTGGCTGGGAAACGACGATAATTCCCCGACATCTGGTAGCAGCGCTCAAGCCGCTCAGTTGTGGGGAAATTATATGCGGAGAATTACAAGGTAA
- a CDS encoding toxin-antitoxin system HicB family antitoxin — MDFCEKLARLAIEAAEQNVSLNRYVSLKLAC; from the coding sequence ATGGACTTTTGTGAAAAGCTAGCTAGATTAGCTATAGAAGCAGCAGAGCAAAATGTTAGCTTAAATCGCTATGTAAGCCTTAAACTTGCGTGTTAA
- a CDS encoding DUF4335 domain-containing protein — protein MNIQRKYSLPNCTLLLEGLSDLSRAAHFQEMRPELSILVNAECYLSGYNQPLTGGREFFESLVRAVSGYAQEFLSSVPNPQAHNQESELVEFRKIDSNRHRLIIYSEGAPEGFDNSNNSKGPPIEIDLNTVQLFDLVEAVDQFFADTQTLPELSLQLQPVTRRYGGASQAVIRQAVPAAVGVSSLAVAAIAFNLIPPPQMRPPQPKPDQQTSSTTNNITAPATAAATPTATPTATSTANTKPAVKDLEALLNTVPEITDPSQLRALNRQVYNQVHPAWTNRSGLQQDLIYRLGVAADGAIVGYKAVNKEANIGVGQTPLPKVLYNPASRPSISNEPIAQFRVVFNTNGVLEVSPWRGYARTPEVVGAKITDSNIVKGLNQKLYSTVRQTWSGTPTFTRDLKYRVAVNKDGVIADYEPLNQVAFDYFRETPLPQMFNAVYGSNVAAPNNKEPLAHFQVIFKPSGTLEVKPWQGYQ, from the coding sequence ATGAACATTCAACGTAAGTACAGTTTGCCTAATTGTACACTGCTTTTAGAAGGGTTAAGTGATCTCAGTAGGGCTGCACATTTCCAAGAAATGCGCCCGGAATTATCAATATTGGTAAATGCAGAATGTTATTTATCTGGTTACAACCAACCCCTAACCGGAGGGCGGGAATTTTTTGAAAGTTTGGTGAGGGCTGTTAGTGGCTATGCCCAAGAATTTTTAAGTAGTGTCCCCAATCCGCAGGCACACAACCAGGAATCGGAGCTAGTAGAGTTTCGGAAAATTGACAGCAACCGACATAGGTTAATTATATATTCAGAAGGCGCTCCAGAGGGGTTCGATAACTCTAACAATTCCAAAGGCCCGCCTATCGAAATAGATTTGAATACGGTGCAGTTGTTTGATTTAGTCGAAGCTGTGGATCAGTTTTTTGCTGATACCCAAACTTTACCGGAACTTTCCTTACAACTACAACCTGTTACTAGACGCTATGGCGGTGCTAGTCAGGCTGTAATCAGGCAGGCTGTACCTGCTGCTGTGGGTGTGTCAAGTTTAGCAGTAGCTGCGATCGCTTTTAACTTGATTCCACCTCCCCAAATGCGTCCACCACAGCCTAAACCAGATCAGCAAACTAGCTCTACCACAAACAATATCACTGCTCCAGCTACAGCTGCTGCAACACCCACAGCAACACCTACAGCAACATCCACAGCTAATACAAAGCCCGCTGTTAAAGATTTAGAAGCACTTTTAAATACAGTTCCAGAAATTACTGATCCATCGCAGTTGCGTGCATTGAATCGTCAAGTTTACAATCAAGTTCATCCAGCTTGGACTAATCGCTCAGGATTGCAACAGGATTTGATCTATCGTCTCGGTGTAGCTGCGGATGGAGCGATCGTCGGTTATAAAGCGGTGAATAAAGAGGCAAATATAGGAGTCGGGCAAACTCCTTTACCTAAGGTACTTTACAATCCAGCTAGCCGCCCTTCTATTTCCAATGAACCGATCGCCCAATTTAGAGTAGTATTTAATACAAATGGTGTGCTAGAAGTTAGCCCTTGGCGAGGGTATGCTAGGACACCAGAGGTAGTAGGTGCAAAAATTACTGACTCTAATATAGTCAAAGGTTTAAACCAGAAGCTTTATAGTACAGTTCGCCAAACCTGGAGTGGTACCCCCACCTTTACGCGAGATTTGAAATATCGGGTAGCAGTCAACAAAGATGGTGTAATTGCTGACTATGAACCACTAAACCAAGTTGCCTTTGACTATTTCCGCGAAACACCTCTTCCCCAGATGTTCAACGCTGTCTACGGTTCCAATGTAGCTGCTCCCAACAATAAAGAACCTCTCGCCCACTTCCAAGTGATATTCAAGCCTAGTGGCACGCTGGAAGTTAAGCCTTGGCAGGGATATCAATAA
- a CDS encoding DUF3038 domain-containing protein — translation MNVSASLTPFNSPTQDSLPMVLDTLPDPAIASKTCPRRTRLQIDLILLAIEALELGGSEAILTFAQELDLKGIVKDRVNLWRMRSSNPLRRAHIRRPLSIMEAKALVVIACYIARRLTVVIRQLLMICQQMEEKQIPLEQNLRLSNYLERFRAHFKSRMNARRSGVLALTSDAKLDELAINLLGQLLFCTGTAGMQRFWISLFDGEVE, via the coding sequence ATGAATGTCTCAGCAAGTTTAACGCCGTTCAACAGTCCAACTCAAGATTCACTGCCGATGGTTCTGGACACTTTGCCAGATCCTGCGATCGCTTCTAAAACGTGTCCTCGCAGAACCAGGTTGCAAATTGACCTGATTTTACTGGCAATTGAAGCTTTAGAGCTTGGTGGTTCGGAAGCAATCCTAACTTTTGCTCAAGAGTTGGATCTAAAAGGAATTGTTAAAGACAGGGTGAATTTATGGCGGATGCGTAGCTCTAATCCGCTACGGAGAGCGCATATCCGCCGTCCCTTAAGTATCATGGAAGCAAAAGCTCTGGTGGTCATTGCTTGCTACATAGCACGGCGTTTAACTGTAGTGATTCGCCAGTTATTAATGATCTGTCAACAAATGGAAGAAAAGCAGATTCCATTAGAACAGAATTTGCGCCTATCTAATTACCTAGAGCGGTTTAGAGCGCATTTTAAGAGCCGGATGAATGCTCGACGTTCTGGCGTCTTGGCATTAACTTCTGATGCAAAATTAGATGAACTAGCGATAAATTTGTTAGGACAATTACTATTTTGTACTGGTACAGCTGGAATGCAACGGTTCTGGATTAGTCTTTTTGACGGTGAAGTGGAATGA
- a CDS encoding adenine phosphoribosyltransferase → MDLKSLVRDIPDFPKPGILFRDITTLLRDPEGLRYTIDFLAQKCNEAGITADYVIGIESRGFIFGSPLAYKLGSGFIPVRKKGKLPAAVHSIEYELEYGTDCLEVHQDGLHQGSRILIVDDLIATGGTASATAKLVQKIGCELVGFGFIIELQDLEGRKYLPDVPIISLIEY, encoded by the coding sequence ATGGATTTGAAGTCTCTCGTTCGTGACATCCCAGATTTCCCTAAACCCGGAATTTTATTTCGGGATATTACTACCCTGCTGCGTGATCCAGAAGGACTGCGCTACACTATTGACTTTCTAGCACAAAAATGCAATGAAGCTGGGATAACGGCGGATTATGTCATTGGTATAGAGTCGAGGGGATTTATTTTTGGTTCACCTCTGGCTTATAAATTAGGATCTGGTTTTATTCCCGTCCGCAAAAAAGGTAAGTTACCAGCAGCCGTTCATTCAATTGAATATGAACTAGAGTATGGTACAGACTGCCTAGAAGTGCATCAAGACGGTTTACACCAAGGTAGCCGAATTTTAATTGTGGACGATTTGATTGCCACAGGTGGAACTGCGAGTGCAACAGCAAAGTTAGTGCAGAAGATTGGCTGCGAACTAGTAGGATTTGGGTTTATTATCGAGCTACAGGATTTAGAAGGGCGTAAATATCTGCCAGACGTGCCGATTATCTCTCTAATAGAATATTAG
- a CDS encoding ABC transporter permease, which produces MTSTRISLETGRDWLITLVTSETFVYVGKRVLQALLTLLLASALSFFIIQLAPGDYVDTLRQNPKISPERIEEIKRQFGLDKSWPEQFGLWLWRILTKGDFGTSFIYQRSVASLLWERVPATLLLAIASLIVTWAIAIPLGIFAAVNQNKLSDRVLQVISYAGQGFPSFITALALLVFAQITSPVFPVGSMTSINHSELTWFGKILDIGWHMILPTIALSITSFAGLQRITRGELLDVLRQDYIQTARAKGLPENRVIYVHALRNAINPLITLLGFELAGLLNGAFIAEFFFNWPGLGRLTLQALQAQDLYLLMASLVMGAVLLIAGNLIADLMLKAADPRIRLENLN; this is translated from the coding sequence ATGACATCTACGAGAATTTCCTTGGAGACAGGTCGGGATTGGCTAATAACGCTAGTCACGAGTGAAACTTTTGTTTATGTAGGAAAGCGTGTATTGCAGGCATTACTGACTTTGTTGTTGGCGTCAGCGTTGTCGTTTTTCATTATTCAACTCGCTCCAGGAGATTATGTAGATACGCTGCGGCAAAATCCGAAGATATCACCAGAAAGAATTGAAGAAATCAAGCGACAATTTGGTTTGGATAAATCTTGGCCAGAACAATTTGGGCTATGGCTATGGCGAATCTTGACAAAAGGTGATTTTGGCACAAGTTTTATTTATCAACGTTCAGTAGCATCGCTGTTGTGGGAACGAGTACCAGCGACTTTGCTATTAGCGATCGCATCTTTAATTGTCACATGGGCGATCGCCATCCCTCTGGGAATCTTTGCTGCTGTTAACCAAAATAAGCTATCAGACCGGGTTTTACAGGTAATTAGCTATGCCGGACAAGGCTTTCCCAGTTTCATCACTGCCTTAGCGCTGCTGGTTTTTGCCCAAATCACCTCTCCTGTGTTCCCAGTGGGTAGCATGACTAGCATTAATCACTCAGAACTAACGTGGTTTGGCAAAATCTTAGATATCGGCTGGCACATGATTTTACCCACGATCGCTCTCTCAATTACTAGTTTTGCTGGTTTACAACGCATCACTCGCGGTGAATTATTGGATGTGCTGCGTCAAGATTACATCCAAACGGCTCGTGCTAAAGGATTGCCAGAAAACCGTGTAATCTACGTTCATGCACTCCGCAACGCCATAAATCCCTTGATTACCTTATTGGGTTTTGAATTAGCTGGTTTATTAAATGGTGCTTTCATTGCCGAATTTTTCTTCAACTGGCCCGGTTTAGGGAGGTTGACTCTACAAGCTTTACAAGCTCAAGATTTATATTTGTTAATGGCAAGCTTGGTAATGGGCGCAGTCTTGCTGATTGCTGGTAATTTAATCGCCGATTTAATGTTAAAAGCTGCCGATCCACGCATTCGCCTAGAAAATCTCAATTAG